The following coding sequences lie in one Sorghum bicolor cultivar BTx623 chromosome 6, Sorghum_bicolor_NCBIv3, whole genome shotgun sequence genomic window:
- the LOC110436309 gene encoding small glutamine-rich tetratricopeptide repeat-containing protein produces the protein MGNMTRSDSPVSRRIVLSFLDFLNSVELAPGVDPEALEVAKDCLESIFSVNSSATREAIQPGLLLELFASLEANERDRARAALLSQSVSNKPSQNAGTSNVEEDPNKCTTSDSDSQMEDTFDLDHSGDELFAKFYAALDEINFFKTSPAGAEDPGLLSKATQYFNDALLAMQKSGTKKASLVDLAESFKSRGNEFMRSNQHLKAVELYTCAIALNKKNAIYYCNRAAAYTLLNMNNEAIEDCLKSIEIDPSYSKAYSRLGSAYFAMGNYHDALYKGYLKAAELDPSNENVRQNIEVAKKKLAEQRVPPEGQNTHARQAQGPHPVFTSSGVPFNLFPPGSSPGQEFFAGWSSDIGAPPPGHSISINLNDIFGQASVNAGGQGSSQTGNSNNHTPPASFPTGAAVPPPFAFSGSGNEGTQARQASNGHEGEHGEPGVHRDDGIHINVAGARPEQAAEALRAVMQMLGPHMTPHEGAPRGPG, from the exons ATGGGCAACATGACCCGCTCAGACTCGCCCGTCTCCCGCCGCATCGTCCTCTCCTTCCTCGACTTCCTCAACTCCG TCGAGTTAGCTCCTGGGGTTGATCCTGAAGCTCTTGAAGTTGCTAAGGATTGCCTGGAGTCCATTTTTAGTGTTAACTCATCAGCCACTCGTGAGGCGATACAGCCAGGACTGTTGCTTGAGCTATTTGCTTCTCTGGAAGCAAATGAAAGAGACCGGGCAAGAGCTGCTTTGCTGTCACAATCTGTATCAAACAAGCCATCTCAAAATGCGGGTACATCTAATGTCGAAGAAGACCCAAACAAATGCACAACATCAGAT AGTGACAGTCAGATGGAGGATACATTTGACCTAG ATCATTCAGGGGATGAACTATTTGCAAAATTTTATGCTGCACTTGATGAAATCAATTTCTTTAAGACATCACCTGCTGGAGCTGAAGATCCTGGCCTACTTTCAAAAGCAACACAATACTTTAATGATGCATTACTG GCGATGCAGAAGTCAGGAACGAAAAAGGCAAGCTTAGTAGACCTTGCAGAGTCCTTTAAATCAAGAG gTAATGAATTCATGAGATCAAACCAACACCTTAAAGCGGTAGAGCTGTACACCTGTGCCATTGCATTGAACAAAAAAAATGCCATTTACTATTGCAACAG GGCTGCTGCATATACCCTTCTTAATATGAACAATGAAGCTATTGAGGACTGCCTGAAGTCAATTGAAATTGACCCTAGCTACAGCAAAGCATATAGCCGACTTGGATCTGCTTATTTTGCTATGGGGAATTATCATGATGCTCTGTACAAGGGATACTTGAAAG CCGCTGAGCTTGATCCTAGTAATGAAAATGTCAGGCAGAATATTGAg GTCGCAAAAAAGAAACTGGCTGAACAACGAGTCCCACCAGAAGGGCAG AACACACATGCACGCCAAGCTCAAGGACCACATCCAGTATTTACAAGTAGTGGTGTTCCTTTCAATCTGTTTCCACCAGGTAGTTCTCCAGGTCAAGAATTCTTCGCTGGCTGGTCATCTGATATTGGTGCACCACCACCAGGACATTCCATAAGTATAAATTTGAATGACATTTTTGGTCAAGCAAGTGTCAATGCTGGCGGTCAAGGATCAAGTCAAACAGGGAATTCAAATAACCATACTCCACCTGCTTCGTTCCCAACTGGTGCTGCTGTTCCTCCCCCCTTTGCCTTCTCGGGCTCAGGCAATGAAGGAACTCAGGCACGCCAAGCTTCTAATGGACATGAAGGGGAACATGGTGAACCAGGCGTACACAGGGATGATGGCATCCATATAAATGTGGCTGGAGCTAGACCCGAGCAGGCTGCGGAGGCTTTGAGAGCTGTGATGCAAAT
- the LOC8055471 gene encoding uncharacterized protein LOC8055471: MAVPRSRSPFATNNPPSMAAAAAAEAGMQRVRRNKDLRHMERVDGRMVNILQGLELHTGVFSPAEQQRIVDLVHDLQDKGRRGLLRGERTYSEPRKWMRGKGRATIQFGCCYNYATDRDGNPPGIIRREEADPLPPPLKSMVRRLVSWRVLPPDCVPDSCIVNVYDVGDCIPPHVDHHDFARPFCTVSFLAECAILFGRELRVVGPGEFAGPVSISLPPGSVLVLAGNGADVAKHCVPAVHAKRISITFRKMDAAKLPFGFRPDPDLQNLQPLPLPAPVVPVRPAVVTSNHDIDSPSSSRPQSASSIVRQGIVTRAQAGPAPAPMTQNGGPFSLSSDDFPALGASSPAKAPAAAGRGSRGRR, encoded by the coding sequence ATGGcagtcccaagatcaagatccccTTTTGCCACCAACAACCCCCcatccatggccgccgccgccgccgccgaggcagGGATGCAGAGGGTGCGACGGAACAAGGACTTGAGGCACATGGAGCGCGTGGACGGGCGTATGGTGAACATCCTCCAGGGCCTGGAGCTGCACACGGGCGTCTTCTCCCCCGCCGAGCAGCAGCGCATCGTGGACTTGGTGCATGACCTGCAGGACAAAGGCCGCCGCGGCCTCTTGAGAGGTGAGCGCACCTACTCGGAGCCCCGCAAGTGGATGCGCGGCAAGGGCCGGGCCACCATCCAGTTCGGCTGCTGCTACAACTACGCCACGGACCGCGACGGCAACCCGCCGGGGATCATCCGCCGCGAGGAGGCGGACCCGCTGCCGCCCCCGCTCAAGTCCATGGTCCGCCGCCTCGTGTCGTGGCGCGTCCTCCCGCCGGACTGCGTGCCCGACAGCTGCATCGTCAACGTCTACGACGTGGGCGACTGCATCCCGCCGCACGTGGACCACCACGACTTCGCCCGCCCCTTCTGCACCGTCTCCTTCCTCGCCGAGTGCGCCATCCTCTTCGGCAGGGAACTCAGGGTGGTCGGACCCGGCGAGTTCGCCGGCCCCGTCTCCATCTCGCTGCCCCCGGGCTCCGTCCTCGTGCTCGCCGGCAACGGCGCCGACGTCGCCAAGCACTgcgtccccgccgtccacgccaAGAGGATCTCCATCACGTTCCGCAAGATGGACGCCGCCAAGCTACCGTTCGGCTTCAGGCCCGACCCGGACCTGCAGAACCTCCAGCCCCTGCCTCTTCCTGCTCCTGTCGTCCCTGTCCGCCCGGCGGTGGTGACCAGCAACCATGACATTGACAGCCCGTCGTCGAGCAGGCCCCAGTCGGCTAGTTCCATTGTGAGACAGGGGATTGTTACAAGAGCACAAGCAGGGCCCGCTCCTGCTCCGATGACACAAAACGGCGGGCCCTTCAGCCTGTCCTCCGATGACTTTCCGGCTCTCGGTGCTTCCTCGCCGGCAAAGGCACCGGCTGCGGCTGGCAGGGGAAGCAGAGGAAGGCGATAG